The following are encoded in a window of Ruminiclostridium herbifermentans genomic DNA:
- a CDS encoding NAD(P)/FAD-dependent oxidoreductase codes for MKILNYDVAIIGCGISGIFAGYELTKLNPQLKVLMIEQGNTIFDRNCPIVANKIKDCVRCKSCDIMRGFGGAGAFSDGKFNFTTAFGGWLNDYLDDADVMKLINYVDSVNVEFGATKEKYSTYTDAAKIIEKKAIENDLHLLQAAVKHLGTENNVEILKGMYNHLTKLLEIKCNTQVINIMPSQDGYQLDLYNGESINCNYLIAAPGRSGAEWFSKQCKQLKLNLINNQVDIGVRVELPAKVFEHITDVVYESKLIYRTKQYGDLVRTFCMNPYGHVVSENVDDIITVNGHSYTDPQLRSENTNFALLVSNRFTQPFNEPYQYGKRIASLSNMLGGGVLVQRFGDLIKGNRTNAHRLSQSFTHPTLNATPGDLSLVLTKRHLDNIIEMIYALDKIAPGTANYDTLLYGVEVKFYSSRLELTNELETQLPNMFAIGDGAGVTRGLSQASASGVHVARTIANRISKKPLPKLKNRY; via the coding sequence ATGAAGATTTTAAATTACGACGTTGCTATTATTGGTTGTGGTATCTCAGGAATATTTGCAGGCTACGAGTTAACAAAGCTAAACCCTCAGCTAAAGGTGTTGATGATCGAGCAAGGAAATACTATATTTGACAGAAATTGTCCTATTGTTGCTAATAAAATAAAAGATTGCGTTAGATGTAAAAGCTGTGACATAATGCGTGGGTTTGGTGGCGCAGGTGCTTTTTCTGATGGCAAATTTAATTTTACAACAGCGTTTGGCGGCTGGTTAAATGATTATCTGGATGATGCCGACGTTATGAAGTTAATCAATTATGTTGATAGTGTCAATGTTGAATTTGGAGCAACTAAAGAAAAGTATTCCACATACACTGATGCAGCTAAAATAATTGAAAAAAAAGCCATTGAAAATGATCTTCATTTATTGCAAGCTGCTGTAAAACATCTTGGAACAGAAAATAATGTAGAGATACTTAAAGGCATGTACAATCATCTTACAAAGCTATTAGAAATCAAGTGCAATACTCAAGTTATAAACATCATGCCTTCACAAGACGGTTATCAATTAGACTTGTATAACGGTGAAAGTATTAATTGTAATTATTTGATTGCTGCACCAGGCAGATCTGGTGCTGAATGGTTCTCTAAGCAATGCAAACAGCTGAAGCTAAATTTGATAAACAATCAGGTTGATATCGGTGTACGTGTTGAGCTTCCTGCAAAAGTATTTGAACATATAACAGATGTAGTTTATGAATCAAAACTAATTTATAGGACAAAGCAATATGGTGATTTGGTGCGTACTTTTTGCATGAATCCTTATGGACATGTTGTATCTGAAAATGTTGACGATATAATCACTGTTAATGGGCACAGCTATACTGACCCTCAGCTTCGAAGTGAAAACACAAACTTTGCCCTGTTAGTAAGCAATAGATTCACCCAACCATTTAATGAACCCTATCAGTATGGCAAGAGGATTGCGTCCCTATCTAACATGCTTGGGGGTGGTGTTCTTGTTCAGAGATTTGGTGACTTGATAAAAGGAAACAGAACAAATGCCCACCGACTTAGCCAGAGCTTTACGCATCCTACATTGAATGCTACTCCAGGAGATTTAAGTCTTGTATTAACTAAAAGGCATCTTGACAATATAATAGAAATGATATACGCATTGGATAAAATAGCACCAGGCACTGCAAACTACGATACTCTTTTATATGGTGTTGAAGTTAAGTTTTATAGTTCAAGACTTGAATTAACTAATGAACTTGAAACACAACTACCTAATATGTTTGCCATCGGTGATGGTGCTGGAGTTACGAGAGGTCTTTCTCAGGCAAGTGCAAGTGGTGTGCATGTTGCAAGAACTATAGCTAATAGAATTAGTAAAAAACCTTTACCAAAATTGAAAAACAGATATTAA
- a CDS encoding QueT transporter family protein — MNNRKIRLLTISAMISAVYLVLTLVFYITSFLPYQIRFAEALTVLPYFTPLAIPGLFVGCVVANIIGGNGIWDIVIGSLATLIAAYVTYKISYNKPKRKLLAPLPPVIINAVIVGAMLSILYELPLFVTMLSVGGGQIVACYLLGYPLMLLIEKNKRLRELFDIKNEDQRNEW; from the coding sequence ATGAATAATAGAAAAATAAGATTACTTACTATTTCAGCTATGATATCCGCAGTATATTTAGTACTCACATTGGTATTTTATATTACTAGCTTTTTACCTTATCAGATTCGATTTGCTGAAGCACTTACTGTATTGCCGTATTTTACTCCTTTAGCAATTCCGGGTCTGTTTGTGGGTTGTGTAGTAGCAAATATAATTGGAGGAAATGGGATATGGGACATAGTTATTGGCAGCTTAGCAACTTTGATTGCAGCATATGTTACGTATAAAATATCTTATAATAAGCCAAAGAGAAAGCTGTTGGCACCGCTGCCTCCAGTAATTATTAATGCAGTTATTGTTGGGGCTATGCTTAGCATACTTTATGAATTGCCACTGTTTGTGACAATGCTTTCTGTAGGCGGGGGACAAATTGTTGCCTGCTATTTGCTTGGATATCCTTTGATGTTGTTAATTGAGAAAAATAAAAGATTAAGAGAACTTTTCGATATAAAAAATGAAGACCAACGTAATGAATGGTAA
- the trpS gene encoding tryptophan--tRNA ligase — MEQAEQKKRIFSGVQPSGNLTIGNYLGAIKNWIPMQDEFECLYCVVDLHTLTVRQKPAELRQRSLNLLALYMACGLDPKKSTLFIQSHVSAHAELAWILNCYTYIGELNRMTQFKDKSQKHSDNINAGLYTYPVLMAADILLYQTDLVPIGQDQKQHLEITRDIAERFNGIYGDTFVVPEAYIPKIGAKIMSLQEPEKKMSKSDENENAYVFLLDSEDAIMRKFKRAVTDSEREIRYDVEKKPGISNLISIYSATTNKSISEIEKEFEGKSYGDLKEVVGQSVVETLKPVQQKYNEYSANKDYLNAILKENADKAAYIARKTLSKVYRKVGLVPRG, encoded by the coding sequence ATGGAGCAAGCAGAACAGAAAAAGAGGATTTTTAGTGGTGTTCAGCCATCAGGAAATCTTACTATAGGTAATTATTTGGGAGCAATAAAAAATTGGATTCCAATGCAGGATGAATTTGAGTGCTTATATTGTGTAGTTGATCTACATACACTTACTGTAAGACAGAAGCCTGCAGAGTTAAGGCAAAGAAGCTTGAATCTTTTAGCACTTTATATGGCTTGTGGACTAGACCCTAAAAAGAGTACTTTGTTTATTCAGTCACATGTTAGTGCACATGCAGAGTTGGCGTGGATTTTAAATTGCTACACATATATTGGTGAATTAAACAGAATGACTCAATTTAAAGACAAGTCACAGAAACATAGTGATAATATAAATGCAGGCTTGTACACATATCCAGTACTTATGGCTGCTGATATTCTTTTATATCAGACAGACCTTGTACCAATCGGACAGGATCAAAAGCAGCATCTTGAAATAACAAGAGATATTGCTGAAAGGTTTAATGGTATTTATGGTGATACTTTTGTTGTTCCAGAAGCATATATTCCTAAGATAGGTGCTAAAATAATGAGTTTGCAGGAGCCGGAAAAGAAGATGTCAAAGTCCGATGAGAATGAAAATGCGTATGTATTTTTGCTGGATTCTGAAGATGCAATTATGCGTAAGTTTAAGAGGGCGGTTACAGATTCAGAGCGTGAAATAAGATATGATGTAGAAAAGAAGCCTGGAATAAGTAATTTAATAAGTATTTATTCAGCAACAACAAATAAAAGCATTAGTGAAATTGAAAAGGAATTTGAAGGAAAATCATATGGTGATTTAAAGGAAGTTGTTGGTCAATCTGTTGTAGAAACATTAAAGCCAGTTCAACAAAAATATAATGAATACTCTGCTAATAAAGATTACTTAAACGCAATATTGAAAGAAAATGCTGATAAAGCAGCCTATATTGCAAGAAAAACTCTTTCAAAGGTTTATAGGAAAGTAGGGCTTGTACCTAGAGGATAA
- a CDS encoding manganese efflux pump MntP family protein, translating into MGTLELILLAVGLSMDAAAVSISNSLCIKKISIKNILQMAVMFALFQAIMPLAGYFAASAFSDVINQFDHWIALILLSIIGGKMLYEAITSDDKLNCDLITMTLKLLVVQAIATSIDALAVGVSLSALNVNIFYSISIIGAITFIICCTAVLIAKRFGSLLGKRAGVVGGIILIAIGIKIFLEHMFF; encoded by the coding sequence ATGGGAACCTTAGAACTAATACTATTAGCAGTTGGACTTTCGATGGATGCGGCAGCGGTGTCTATATCCAATTCATTATGTATAAAAAAAATATCAATTAAAAATATTTTGCAGATGGCAGTGATGTTTGCATTGTTTCAAGCAATTATGCCATTAGCAGGATATTTTGCGGCAAGTGCATTTTCAGATGTAATTAATCAATTTGATCATTGGATAGCTTTGATACTGTTATCAATTATTGGAGGAAAAATGCTGTACGAAGCAATAACTTCTGATGATAAACTGAATTGTGACTTAATAACAATGACATTAAAGCTTTTAGTGGTACAGGCAATTGCCACAAGTATAGATGCATTGGCCGTTGGCGTCAGCTTATCTGCACTCAATGTAAATATTTTTTACTCAATAAGCATTATAGGTGCTATTACATTTATTATTTGCTGTACTGCTGTTTTAATTGCCAAAAGGTTTGGAAGTTTATTGGGTAAAAGAGCGGGAGTTGTTGGTGGAATAATATTAATTGCTATAGGCATTAAAATATTCCTTGAGCATATGTTTTTTTAA
- the uvrB gene encoding excinuclease ABC subunit UvrB, translated as MNKFEVISDYSPKGDQPQAIERLSKGILDGIKHQTLLGVTGSGKTYTMAKVIEKVQKPTLIMAHNKTLAAQLCSEFREFFPNNVVEYFVSYYDYYQPEAYIAATDTYIEKDSSVNEEIDKLRHSATAALFERRDVIIVASVSCIYGLGDPEDYTDLMISLRVGMQKDRDEVLRKLIDIQYERNEIDFRRGRFRARGDVLEIFPANSSEMVLRVEFFGDEIERITEVDYLTGEIIGTRNHIAIFPASHYATTKPKMDRAIVTIEKELEERIEQFKMEGKLLEAQRIEQRTRYDLEMMSELGFCQGIENYSRHISGREPGSPPFTLMDYFPDDYLLFIDESHVTVPQVGAMYNGDRSRKESLVNYGFRLPSAFDNRPLKFSEWEQKINQVIYVSATPATYEKEHSTQIVEQIIRPTGLIDPEVIVRPVKGQIDDLIGEINLRVEKNQRVLVTTLTKKMAEDLTEYMKGLDIRVKYMHSDVATFERMEIIRDLRLGEFDVLVGINLLREGLDLPEVTLVAILDADKEGFLRSETSLIQTIGRAARNSEGKVIMYADSITGSMQRAISETNRRRQIQMDYNKKYGIVPTTVKKSVRDLIEATKAAEEQGNYTVDDNNEIMSAEQIEELIAKLQKEMKQAARDLQFEKAAALRDKIAELKEKME; from the coding sequence ATGAATAAATTTGAAGTTATTTCTGATTATAGTCCAAAGGGCGATCAGCCGCAAGCAATTGAAAGGCTTAGCAAGGGGATACTTGATGGTATAAAGCACCAAACACTGCTTGGAGTAACTGGTTCAGGAAAAACCTATACTATGGCAAAGGTCATTGAGAAGGTTCAAAAGCCTACTTTGATTATGGCTCATAACAAGACTCTTGCTGCACAGCTTTGCAGTGAATTTAGAGAATTTTTTCCTAACAATGTAGTGGAGTACTTTGTAAGCTATTATGACTACTATCAACCAGAGGCTTATATTGCAGCCACTGACACGTATATTGAAAAGGATTCATCTGTTAATGAAGAGATAGATAAATTGCGTCACTCTGCAACTGCTGCATTATTTGAACGAAGGGATGTTATTATCGTTGCCAGTGTTTCTTGCATATATGGCTTGGGTGATCCGGAAGATTACACAGATTTGATGATATCTCTTAGAGTTGGTATGCAAAAGGACAGGGATGAAGTTTTAAGAAAGCTTATTGACATACAGTATGAAAGAAATGAGATTGATTTTAGAAGAGGACGTTTTAGGGCAAGAGGAGATGTTTTAGAGATTTTTCCAGCTAATAGTTCTGAAATGGTGCTTAGAGTGGAGTTTTTTGGTGATGAAATAGAGAGAATAACAGAGGTGGATTATTTAACTGGTGAAATTATTGGAACAAGGAATCATATTGCTATTTTTCCTGCATCTCACTATGCAACCACCAAGCCAAAAATGGATAGAGCTATTGTTACAATAGAAAAGGAATTAGAAGAGAGAATTGAGCAGTTTAAAATGGAGGGAAAACTCCTTGAGGCGCAAAGAATTGAACAAAGAACAAGATATGATTTAGAGATGATGTCTGAATTGGGCTTTTGTCAAGGAATAGAGAATTATTCAAGACATATTAGCGGAAGAGAACCTGGAAGTCCTCCGTTTACGCTGATGGATTACTTTCCTGATGATTATTTGCTTTTTATTGATGAATCCCATGTTACAGTTCCGCAGGTTGGGGCAATGTATAATGGTGACCGTTCCAGAAAAGAATCTCTAGTCAATTATGGTTTTAGATTGCCATCTGCATTTGATAACAGACCACTTAAATTTTCTGAGTGGGAACAAAAGATAAATCAAGTTATATATGTAAGTGCAACTCCGGCTACTTACGAAAAAGAACATTCTACACAAATAGTTGAGCAGATTATAAGACCAACGGGACTAATAGATCCCGAGGTTATTGTTAGACCAGTTAAAGGACAGATTGACGATTTGATTGGTGAAATTAACTTAAGAGTAGAGAAAAATCAACGAGTTCTTGTTACAACTCTTACCAAAAAAATGGCTGAGGATTTAACTGAGTACATGAAGGGGCTTGATATAAGAGTAAAGTATATGCATTCAGATGTTGCTACATTTGAAAGAATGGAGATAATTAGAGACTTACGTCTTGGGGAGTTTGATGTTTTAGTAGGTATTAATTTATTAAGAGAGGGCTTAGATTTACCAGAAGTTACGCTTGTTGCAATATTAGATGCTGACAAGGAGGGCTTTTTGCGTTCTGAAACCTCACTAATTCAAACAATAGGAAGGGCTGCCAGAAATTCTGAGGGTAAGGTTATTATGTATGCCGACAGTATAACTGGTTCAATGCAAAGAGCAATAAGCGAAACTAATAGAAGACGTCAGATTCAGATGGATTATAACAAAAAGTATGGAATTGTTCCTACTACTGTTAAAAAGTCTGTACGTGACCTTATTGAAGCAACAAAGGCTGCAGAGGAGCAAGGGAATTATACTGTTGATGATAATAATGAAATTATGTCTGCAGAACAGATAGAAGAACTAATAGCAAAGCTTCAAAAGGAAATGAAACAGGCTGCGAGAGATTTACAATTTGAG